In Elusimicrobiota bacterium, the DNA window TTCAGCTGGTTTATGTCAGGATAAGGAATATTTCCGTAAACCTCTACAGGTACTCCAATTGCAATAAAGTTTTCATGGGCATCACCTAATGCTATAAGACAATCCTGGGCCATATCTCCAATTAATTCATTATCAGACCATTGCTCAAGTTCTTCTTGATGAGAAATAAGATTTTTATAATTCATTGATTCAAATATTGGTTTGTCATTTTCATCAAATTCAATAGCGTCATTCATTATCATTTTGAATATTGTGCGGGAAGTTTGTTTAATTTCTTTTTTTAGATCAGGATAGTTTTCAAGTAGATTAAGGAGATAAGTAAGCGTATCAGGATAAGGGAATTCAGCCAGTGTCTTAATCGCCTCCTTTTTTGCATCTATGTCTGCCATCTTATCCGAAATAAGATTTTTCAGTGCCTGAACACTCAATCGTTTGTACTCACTTTCGTAATAATCAATTACGCCTTTGTACATCAATAATGATTTTAAATATGCCCCCAATTGAACTATCCGATTTTCAAATCTTATAGGCGACTCACCAATAATCGGCCGAGTTTTAAATCTAGTTGCATCAATGCTGAAACCATGAGGTACAAAATCTGCTATCTTGGTTACTGCTTCAATCAACTTTACGGCCTCATCATAAGTCATTTTAAAATCACGCATAATATTTTCAACCTTCAACTTTGGATATCCATCAAGCCTTTTAGTAAATTCGTTCCTGGGAGAACCTATAAAAATTTGAACATTTATGCTTGAATCGGTTTCTCTTATTTTATTCAACTCATTATCAACGAATACCCGGTCGTCTAGCTGCTGTTGAGTCATATATTCAGGAGGTATCTTTCTCAGTTTCCATAGATATTCTCTTAAGCTTACCAATTCATCCTCACCTACATGTAGATCTCTTTCTTTTAGAAACCTATTGCCCAGTTCTGCCTTTAATTCTTCTTCATCAAATTCACTCATATCTTTTCTTGTATTTTCTTCAATCGCATATTTTGTTATAAAATCCCACGAACCGTCAGCAAGCTCGTCTACCAGGCATATGCTTGGAACTATACTTTTTCCATCTAAATCTGATCTTCTAAGATTTGAAAGTATTGGCGTAGATTTTATTCGTTGATAAATACCGTTTATTGCATATATGTTTGCATTCAGATCGCTAAAACTTTTTATCTTGATAACTTCTCGCTTTTCTATAGATTCTTTCTTTTCTCCTCTCGTTACTGGATCATATTTAATAACTTTAACATCGGTAATTGCGGGTTCTTTATTATATTTTTTTTCTCTATAAACCTCTGCTATAAGTCGTGAGCCTTTACCTTTTTTGTCATAAACAGGAATTATTTCAAATCGGTCCCCTTCAGAATTTCGCCAGACTTTTGCTTTTCTGAACCTTAAATAACCCTCAAAATCAAGTATTTTAATTTTTTCCTCTTTATAATAAACGTCCCGGAAATAGTCCATAACAGCCAATTGCAATGCTTTAAAATCTTGCACATGTTCATCTGCGCTTTGCTCACAGTAGTGTTCTATAACATGGCTTATTTCACCAGATAATGTTATTCCGAGCACATCTTTAGATACAAACAACATATAGTCGTATTCCTGATATCCTCTTAAAAGTTCTTTTATGTACGCTGAAGTAAATACGCTTCCTGCAGCTCGGGCGAGAAAAACCCATCTCTGAATATCCTTTTCAGGAAGAAAGTGAGCAAAATATGGATTGTAGTGTGCAAGATCAAGCATATCTTTGTAAGAACAGCGGTTTTCGCTCCTTTGTTCGCCAACAAAAAAATCTTTGGATGATTCTACAGGTATTACTTCTAAATCTTTAAGTTTTTTGCCTCCAATTTCTCTTTCCGGATATTTAATGATATTGATCAAGCCTGGAAATTCAGGCGTATTATTTCCGTAGACATAATTAATGATTCGCCTATATTCCGGTGAGTTATTGTCGGCAATTCCGCTTAATATAATCTGTGCGCGTTCTTCAAGTTTATCTATTATTTCATCAGCAGTATACGGCCGGTAACGGTTATTTTTAAGTTTGAAATCCTGTGTCGCCTCCATTACTCTCCAGAAATCAGTGAGATTTGCCTCATTAACTATGAATTTAATTGAAATTTCGTTTTTTTCTAGGTTAACATCTACATTAGAATTTATGCGGATATTCTTACTAAGATATAACCCTCTAATTCTACGAGCTATTTGATCTATATCTTTTTGAGCATCTTCAGGATATAGGAATTCTAACCTTAAAGAATCGTAAGGATTATCCATTATAATGCGGAAACGACCAAAAAATTCTTCCTTAGTCATTTCTGGAGGTTTAAATTCTTCAACGGCCTTCCATATTGCACCTATTATGCTAAAATGATCGCGATTACTTAACTTTTCACTAAGCACTCCTTCCTGTTTAGCCTTTTTAATTGCTTGAACTATCTGTAATGTAATATCGGTATTATATTTATATTTTTCCATTGCTTCCGCCAACGCATTTACTGAACCGGAATATGGATATGTCCCTAATACTTTTATAGCTTTTATGAGATCTCTTTTTGATGAATTTTTATCTTCCAAAACTCTTTTTGCATTTAGATATTTTTTTCTTTTTTTTGCAAACTGAATTTCTGCATTACGATTTCTTAAATTTTTTTCCACAGGAATTCTGGATATATATTCCAGCAATTCCCTCTGGACAGGATTAGAGTAATAAAGAAATGTATTGTAGGTTTTTATATTCCTTGGGAGATTATATTTTTTGAGAAACTTATTATATTGCTTGGATGCGGTATTCTCATTTAAGTTTAAGTACTCATTTGTTTCGTGTTCAACAATGAGCCTGAACATTTTCCTCATTTTTGCTGTCGCTTTTTTCTTTTGCGGTGGCGATTTATTCTTTAATGTTTCCCAAAATGCCTGATGGATATAGATAGTAAAAGTTCCATCAGCATTTCGCTCAATTGCCGAAAATGCCCAGGCATTCTCTTGTATCAAAGATGCATCATAACTTGTCATAATTTTTATTTTTGACGGATCAGCTTTTCCTAAAAGTTTCTGAGCCGCCCCTTTTTTTATTCGCTCTACAAATTCTGAGTCAGAAATATCTAAATATTCGAATTTTCGCCCCTTAAACATATCCAAGAGGAGCGTATACGCGATGTAAGAATATTCCGTAAGAAATTCTATAAGCCCTCCAACATTTTGTTCGCGAATCAACCTATTTCCAAGTTCTTTATCCTCAGGAGAATTAATTCTATTAACCATTTCATTAAAATGGCCGGTACCAAGAGTTGAGAATATACCCTTAGCAACAATCGAAGGAATATCTTTTGCCAAAAAAGCCGGTATTTGCGACTTTTTTTCCATTGATGGTTTTTCCCCAGCTTTAATTTCAGCAACTTTCGCCTTTTCTCCCGCCATAAACTTTATTTTATTTTTTTCTAGAGAAAATACTAATTTGGAGGTTTCGGTTTTATATCCTTTGAATTTAAAAGAAAAGGTTTTGCTTTCTTTGCTGTACTCAAATTCTACTTGAGGAAAGGTATCTAAAAGATTGCTGTTCCATTCTTCGGCAAATTTTTGAAATACTTCTAAAACGTCTTTTTCAGTGATTCTTTTTTTTATGTTTACAAGTTTTGTTAATTCCTCTTCAGCCTTAGATACTGCAGTCTTCAAAACTTCTCTTTCAGCATTTGATTTTATCAAGGCATTTTGAGATTCCAACTGCTGGCAAAGATTCCATAATGCTATTGCTTGGGAAAGAATCCTTCCCTGCTCTTTTGCAAGCGCTTCATAAAGCTGGTCAGAATATTTGGTGTCTGTGCTTATGTTTGGAGTGATAACGATATAAGAAATGCATTTTCTTTTTAACAGGTCAGTTAAGCTTGAAGTATGGAATCCTCCGGTAACTACTACTCTAATATTTTTATCTTTTGTCATTGGATCAGAAAATGCATTCTCTACGGCTTTACCTGTAACGTTTTCTTTGGGAGGCAGTGATTTGCTTTCCATTCCAAGCAAATTATTTAAAAAGTACTCGTTTCTATCTACATTGACCTGGTAAAATTTTTCGGTAATGCTCAAATATTCAGAAAGCTGAATCATAGAGCCGTCATAAGTGTATTTAGACCAGAGATTTTTGAAATCCTCAAAATTCTTCTTTATGTAATCGTAATCTTCTACAGATATTTTTGCTTCCAAGTAATCTTTGAATTTATCTAAAAAATAGCCCAAAAATACTATTTCTTTTTCGGACTGCGTTTTAGACAAATTTGATTTAATTTCTTTTATTAGATCTTTTTCTTCATTAACAAGGTTTAACGGATTTATACTTTTGCTGAAAGATAGATAGTCAAAGAATTCCTTCAAATCGGGATAATCCTTCTCCAGATTTAGATTATAAATTGAGGCGATTTTCAGCAATATAAAATATGCCAAATCCATATTTTGAAAATTATTGGTCTTTTCTACTATCCCCTGATAGACTGAATATGAATATTTATTTTTTATAAAACTTACATAATCTCTAATATCTTCGCTGATCTTTTTGTATCTAAGTGTCCTTTGAAGTTTAGACAGCTTTAGAAGCTGATTAAGATTTTTATATTTCCCCGATTCTATGCGCAGTTTTTTTGCATATTTATTTAGCAGTAAATAATACTTCTCGGTGGCTATCATTCCCAACTTGTTTTCAGAAATTAATCTTTCCAACCTTTTTTGCCTTGAATTGTAGTAAACGGATTCAGTGTTTCGTAATGTTTGTTCCATATTTAGAATTATTGCAACCGCATTTTTTTTCTTTTCCTCAATATCTTTAAGCCTCACAAGATTGTCAAAATAAGGTTTTTCTTTCTCAATGCCGAATAAAAGATCCTTCTTGTTTGATATTACGCTGTAATATTCAGATCCCGTTAAAAGGCCTTGTTTTAAGAGCGCGTTTATTAAAAAATCTTTGAAATTTTTGTTTTTTATGCCTGAAAATCTTCCCGTACTGACTTTTCCGATCGCCCCTTCTACATATACTCTATTTAGGTTAAATTTTTTGTCCAATAACGAAAGAACTTCGCTTATTTTCATCTGCATTTCCGGATGGCAGTGCAGATCCTGAATCGCAATAACAAGCTCTTTCCCTTCATAATATCTTGAGTCGCTTACTCTGGCTAAGGTGAACGGCATATCAAAAGTTCCAAACAACTGTTTTATTATTTCTTCGTCCCTGGCAGTATCAACAATTGCATTAATGCCCTGAACCATAACGGAGGAATAGATAAAAAAGGCTGCAGTTATCAATGCAACTGTTTTTTTAAAACTAATGAGATGTTTAAGAATTTTGCTGTTCATTTTACACCTCAAAAAGAAAACCCGGCTTATGAAATTCATAAACCGGGCTTAAAAATCTTCCTGTAAATTACTGCTTCATATGGAATACTGCTCCTGGGACGCAATATTAAAAACAGCATAAATAAACATAGAAATCTGGTTATAAAATCGGGCGGACACCTGCTTGATGTATTAATTAAGTCATTTGAAATTGAATAAAAATTATTCAAAAACAATACTGTTAAAATTCCTGAAAAGAAATTTGTCAGCTCATAATTAGCAGAAATTGGAACAATAAATAAACTATTTTTTGCTTTTTCGCTTTTTGGTTTACCGGTATCGCTGGTTTCATTAAAAGAACTATTCGTTTTCATGAAAGAATTCAATATTTCAATAGGTAAAGAGCAGAGCTTTGATGCATAGCTGAAAATTGGCAATTTGTAAAAAATACCGGCTTCTGAAGAAATACTTGATATTTCAATAAATATTCCTCCACCCAAAATGTTTAAAATAACAAAAAAAACTAAGATTATTGATATAATCTTCGGCTTCATAAGAATCTCCTTATCCCCTATTACTTATATAACCAGGAAATCCTTATTCGTCAAGATTTTTTTGGAGGTGTAAAAAGGTAAGAAATAATTGAAAAATAGATAAGAATTTTGGAAATTTTAAAAAGGAGAGTATTAATTATAAGGTATATCAATATTTTGAATGAGGCTGCTGCTAAAGTCAAGTAATGTCACCCCGTCCGCCCAGGGCGGATCGGGGTCTAGCCCTTGCTTGTTGTCATCCCGAATTTACTTGCCCCGCTGACTTGGTTTCAAAGAAACCATGCGGGGGTTCGGGATCTAGTCCTTGAGATGCCGATCCGCCCGAGGCGGACGGCATGACAAAAATGGGGTTCGGTAACAGCTTCAAATTATATATTTTTTTTTCTGCGTTTTTTTAATCTTTCCGCAATTTTTAATTCCATTGCATATTTTTTTAAATCTTTTTCAGCGGCAATAAGCCCTTCTTTATCTTTGGTTTGCTTTAAGGCTTCTTCTGCCTTTGCTTTGGCTTCAGCTATTTTCTGCATTTCAATTTCTTCAGATCTTACCGCATAATTTGCCAAAACATTAACCTTATTTTCGGATATCTCAAGAAAACCTCCCGAGATTGCAATTGAAATACTTTGTTTTTCTTTTTTTACTAATATTTCACCGTCAGAAAGTTTTGTGAAAAGAGGGGCGTGTCCGGGCAAGACAGCTATTTCTCCGGTAGTGGTTGGAAGGAT includes these proteins:
- the atpC gene encoding ATP synthase F1 subunit epsilon — translated: MKIFSLEIISPEGSIYKDIVSEVILPTTTGEIAVLPGHAPLFTKLSDGEILVKKEKQSISIAISGGFLEISENKVNVLANYAVRSEEIEMQKIAEAKAKAEEALKQTKDKEGLIAAEKDLKKYAMELKIAERLKKRRKKNI